From the genome of Tachysurus vachellii isolate PV-2020 chromosome 2, HZAU_Pvac_v1, whole genome shotgun sequence, one region includes:
- the slc30a6 gene encoding zinc transporter 6 isoform X2 — protein sequence MNPFVLINLAGAFALGITYMLIEINNYNAVDTASAVVIALMTFGTMYPMSVYSGKVLLQTTPSHVIGQLDKVLREVSTLDGVLEVRNEHFWTIGFGSLAGSIHVRIRRDANEQMVLAHVTSRLHTLVSTLTVQIFKDDWTRPSLSTGPLSISDMPMASGKQLEELEPLTSTPSKPSSPPPEFSFNTPGRNVRPVLLPNIHQQRPYNMGLAYGPSTYNTVLSQGLAQPGSSLGVGLGTGPRIPSIQSYRTSFSAAPNIYGSNMLPSQSSPYKH from the exons ATGAATCCCTTCGTCCTTATCAACCTGGCTGGAGCTTTTGCTCTTGGAATCACTTACATGCTGATCGAGATTAA CAACTATAACGCAGTGGACACTGCGTCTGCCGTAGTAATCGCCCTCATGACCTTTGGCACCATGTATCCcatgagtgtgtacagtggAAAGGTTCTTCTCCAG ACCACTCCTTCCCATGTCATTGGACAGCTTGACAAAGTGCTTAGAGAG GTTTCAACCCTGGATGGAGTTTTGGAAGTTCGGAATGAACACTTCTGGACTATAGGCTTTGGCTCTCTG GCTGGCTCCATCCACGTGCGCATCCGGCGGGATGCCAACGAGCAAATGGTGCTGGCTCATGTTACCAGTCGTCTCCACACACTTGTCTCCACACTCACTGTACAAATATTCAAGGATGATTGGACACGTCCATCCTTGTCCACCGGCCCTCTCAGTATCTCCGACATGCCGATGGCATCCGGGAAGCAACTCGAAGAACTGGAGCCACTGACTTCTACGCCCTCTAAACCAAGTAGCCCACCTCCTGAGTTCTCTTTTAACACACCTGGAAGGAACGTGCGACCTGTTTTACTCCCAAATATTCATCAGCAACGACCTTATAACATGGGCCTCGCATACGGACCTTCTACATACAATACGGTGCTCAGTCAGGGTTTAGCCCAGCCAGGAAGCAGCCTTGGTGTGGGTTTGGGGACAGGACCAAGAATCCCCTCCATTCAGAGCTACAGGACTTCTTTTAGTGCAGCTCCAAACATATACGGAAGCAATATGCTGCCATCACAGAGCAGTCCGTATAAACACTGA
- the LOC132860735 gene encoding uncharacterized protein LOC132860735 → MCARSPVLRGWSLCVRVQDTLFTESVDVVRDPPPSVLQVIEPKVQLPPTEPHHDTSSVVLFSQHPCAGELDRACGDDQFLSTNCFSSQSESMDVNKDSLEMISGPGSRLCLFEATETHSFSLEVHEQYLQLPPAALHSDPLAVIPETCTYLHAAADGQLDTCTWESKDLRSPHGDAQADSEECEETPEEVEVPFISCHLSQRGVTEVGMKLPALRQAFATLLASIHNQNFFFVAGKKIVMRLAAANNKEVHHVQLAYEALIQFLRTPSNQESIAAELSGANIHNYNFVDVFYELLVFGYVINGSEPETFAGAFLERLIALVNMWDADVWEPAAALCFAEVIDQLKEFFDDLFALPRDLYSDPAALAPEVCRLLVQHVQLLMDTLETL, encoded by the exons ATGTGCGCGAGATCGCCTGTGCTGCGGGGCTGGTCGCTATGTGTGCGCGTGCAGGATACCTTGTTTACCG AGTCTGTGGACGTGGTGAGAGATCCTCCTCCTTCTGTCCTGCAG gtcatCGAGCCAAAAGTACAGCTGCCACCCACCGAACCTCATCACGACACTTCATCTGTCGTTCTG TTTTCGCAGCATCCCTGTGCTGGTGAGCTGGACAGAGCCTGTGGCGATGATCAGTTTTTGTCTACAAACTGCTTCAGCTCCCAGTCTGAG TCAATGGACGTTAACAAAGACTCCCTTGAGATGATCAGTGGTCCAGGGAGTCGGCTCTGCTTATTTGAGGCCACAGAGACCCACAGCTTTAGTCTCGAG gtccATGAGCAGTACCTTCAGCTGCCTCCCGCCGCATTGCACAGCGACCCTTTAGCCGTCATTCCG gAGACCTGCACCTACCTTCATGCTGCCGCAGATGGTCAGCTGGACACCTGCACTTGGGAGAGCAAAGATCTTCGGTCTCCCCACGGTGACGCACAGGCCGACTCTGAG GAATGTGAGGAGACCCCAGAGGAGGTGGAGGTGCCCTTTATTAG cTGCCATCTTTCCCAGAGAGGGGTGACTGAGGTCGGCATGAAGCTGCCTGCTCTCCGCCAGGCGTTTGCA ACGCTGCTTGCCAGCATCCACAATCAAAACTTCTTCTTTGTGGCTGGGAAAAAGATCGTGATGCGACTGGCAGCAGCTAACAACAAG GAGGTACATCACGTGCAGCTGGCCTACGAGGCTCTGATCCAATTCCTGAGGACTCCATCTAACCAGGAATCCATTGCAGCGGAGCTCTCCGGGGCCAAC ATCCACAACTACAACTTTGTGGACGTGTTTTACGAGCTGCTCGTCTTCGGATACGTTATCAATGGCTCAGAACCTGAAACA TTTGCGGGAGCATTTTTGGAGCGACTGATTGCACTCGTCAACATGTGGGACGCAGATGTGTGGGAGCCTGCAGCAGCGCTTTGTTTCGCAGAGGTTATC GACCAGCTGAAGGAGTTTTTTGACGATCTGTTTGCTCTGCCCCGGGACCTGTACTCTGACCCAGCAGCTTTAGCCCCTGAAGTTTGTCGGCTTCTCGTGCAGCATGTCCAGCTGTTGATGGACACTTTGGAGACGCTTTGA
- the foxg1d gene encoding forkhead box protein G1: protein MGDQKEVTMVQRSTSFSIKSLLLPSKCEARPAELCEKSAFSAGSDSEKPRDQTRDMEQTEKSKKADDKVSDKGESGKTGKLDKPPFSYNALIMMAIRQSPEKRLTLNGIYEFIMQNFPYYREHKQGWQNSIRHNLSLNKCFVKVPRHYDDPGKGNYWMLDPSSDEVFIGGTTGKLRRRSATSRGKLAMKRGLRFAPLGFGINDRSSNPLYWQISPFLSLQPPSYNAPASGFLNHGHAYGSLIPGVDQLGNGELARPILSSSGGPLGFTNTYGMSSSPVGLIQSQHSYLGSPQQRQQPAPLHQSASPFGVSATSARSLISDTLRATLPSFSPVGSSDFHGVLSQHKRGLPHSYLN, encoded by the coding sequence ATGGGGGATCAGAAGGAAGTGACCATGGTCCAGAGATCCACTTCATTCAGCATCAAGAGTCTGCTGCTCCCGTCTAAATGCGAGGCACGTCCAGCGGAGCTGTGCGAGAAAAGCGCGTTTTCAGCAGGATCTGATTCAGAAAAACCAAGAGATCAGACAAGAGACATGGAGCAAACGGAAAAGTCAAAAAAGGCGGATGATAAAGTGAGTGATAAAGGGGAATCCGGTAAAACCGGCAAACTCGACAAGCCTCCGTTCAGCTACAACGCACTGATTATGATGGCCATCCGCCAGAGTCCTGAGAAGCGACTCACCCTGAACGGCATCTACGAGTTCATCATGCAGAACTTTCCGTATTACCGGGAGCATAAACAAGGATGGCAGAACTCCATCCGGCACAACCTGAGCCTAAACAAATGCTTTGTTAAAGTCCCAAGGCATTACGATGACCCTGGGAAAGGGAACTACTGGATGCTGGATCCTTCAAGTGACGAGGTGTTTATAGGAGGGACGACTGGAAAACTCCGCCGGCGTTCAGCTACTTCACGAGGCAAGCTGGCCATGAAGCGGGGTCTGCGATTCGCACCGCTCGGGTTTGGAATAAACGACAGATCGAGCAATCCTCTGTACTGGCAAATCTCCCCCTTTTTATCCTTACAGCCTCCGTCTTACAACGCCCCAGCATCCGGATTTCTAAATCACGGCCATGCTTATGGTTCACTCATCCCCGGAGTGGATCAGCTTGGAAACGGTGAGCTTGCGCGGCCCATTCTCAGCTCCTCCGGTGGTCCTCTTGGTTTCACGAACACTTATGGGATGAGTTCGTCTCCGGTCGGGTTAATACAGAGTCAGCATAGTTATTTAGGAAGCCCGCAGCAGCGGCAGCAGCCCGCACCCCTGCACCAAAGCGCGTCACCGTTCGGCGTCTCCGCCACTTCGGCGCGATCGCTGATCTCGGACACTCTCAGAGCCACGTTACCTTCTTTCAGCCCCGTAGGATCAAGCGACTTCCACGGAGTTTTGTCTCAGCACAAAAGGGGCCTTCCTCATTCATATTTAAACTGA
- the LOC132860725 gene encoding acylphosphatase-2-like, producing MSEETGSSGSDLCSVDFEIFGNVQGVCFRMYTERKGLNLGLVGWVKNTNKGTVVGQVQGPRNLVKEMKIWLSKEGSPSSRITRAVFKNEKTIPKLELSGFSTRF from the exons ATGTCTGAAGAAACTGGTTCAAGTGGCAGCGATCTCTGCTCTGTGGATTTTGAGATATTTGGCAATGTCCAGG GTGTCTGCTTTCGTATG tataCAGAGAGGAAGGGACTCAACCTTGGTCTGGTTGGCTGGGTGAAGAACACAAACAAGGGGACAGTCGTGGGACAGGTTCAGGGACCACGTAATCTGGTCAAAGAAAT GAAGATATGGCTAAGTAAGGAGGGAAGCCCCAGCAGTCGTATCACTCGGGCTGTTTTCAAGAATGAGAAGACCATCCCCAAGCTGGAGCTCTCTGGCTTCTCCACTCGTTTCTGA